A window of Methylocaldum szegediense genomic DNA:
GGCGAAACCATCGTGACCGACGATTTCAATCCGCTCGAAAGCCTGCAAGTCAGTAAAGCGGAAATGTATCGCAAGGTATTGCTGCAGCGAATTGGCTTGGAAGTCCTGCTACGTTGACAATTGATAGCCGTTACGGCTGCGGATGGCGTCGGCGATGCGTTTTCGGCGGTAGAGCGGTTCAGTTTGAAAGGCGTCCCGAAGGACAGCGATTCTCGACTCATCGCGGCCTCCGAGGCTATCCCAGACGGACAAGGGCGTGTCTCCGAATACACGACACAAAGAAAATGGCATCCTACATGCGTGGCTGATTCAGAGCCGCAGGCCCTTGGGCACTAGCCACCGTTCGGCGAAGCCGAAAGCGCTCTCTATAGCTAGTGCGAGCAAGGCGGCCGGTATGGCGCCCTGGAGGATCAGACCAGTGTCGTCCAGGCGGATACCGGTGAGTATTAGCTGGTCGTAACCGCCCGCGCCGATCAACGCGCCCAGGGTAGCCATGCCGACGTTGATGACGGCTGCTGTCTTAATGCCTGCGAGTATCGTGCGCGAGGCAAGGGGTAATTCCACCAAGCGTAGCCGGGCTGAGCGACTGAGTCCGAGGGCATCGGCCGATTCGAGCAGGGAAGGGGGTATGTCTGCTAGGCCGGTGCACGTGTTGCGTACGATAGGCAGCAGGCTGTACAGAAACAGAGCGGCAATGGCCGGCCGAGTGCCGATCCCGAGCAAAGGGATCATGAATACGAGGAGTGCCAGCGAAGGGATGGTCTGCAGAATGCCGGTTGCGCCGATGACCAATCGCCCGAGACGAGGTCTACGCACGCAAAGAATCCCCAAGGGAACGGCGGTGAGAATGGCCGCGGTCAGCGAAATTGCGACCAGGGTGAGATGCTCGACCGTGTGGCGCCAGAGACTAGTGCCCAGGCTCGTTTGTCTGGGGGCCGCCTTGATCCCGAACCGTTTTTCCAGGAAGCCGGCCGCAACCCGGCTTTCCGGTACCTTATCGAGCTTAGCCTCGGCGTTCATGGCGACCATCGTCGCTTCGGAAATTTGCCCTTCGAGCTGTCGCAGTGCCGGCGGAAGATCGGGCTGTCGTGCCGCGAGATCAGCCCGGTAAAGGTAGACGGCGTGATAATCGGGGAAATAGCCCCGATCGTCTTCGAGTACCCGCAGCGAGTAATACCGTATCTCCGGGTCAGTGGTGTAGAGATCCGTCACGTCCAGGCTGCCGCTGACCAGTCCGCGGTAAGCCAGGTCGTGATCCATTCCGACGACCGCGTGCTGAGGCAGGCCGTAGGCTTGGCGTAAACCGGGCCACCCGTCCGCCCTACCCATGAATTCGTTGCTGAAACCGAATTTGAGCTCCGGATGTCGGCGCAATCCCGAGATGGTGGCGATTCCAAGACGGCCGGCGTGACCGGCGGTCATGCCTAGGGCATAAGTGTTATTGAACCCGAGCGGTTCGCTCATCCGAATGCCCTGTTCGGCCAGCGCCTGGCGCAGCGCGGCGAGGTCTCGCCGGTCCCGCAGCCGGTCTGCGAGAATCTCCTCCATCAGGGTTCCGGTGTATTCCGGGTAGAGATCGATCTCGCCGTTCCGAAGCGCCTGCCAGATGAGCCGTGTTCCGCCCAACTGATCCCTGTGCTGCACTTCGATACCCTGGCTTCGGAGAATCTGGGTCGCAATTTCGCCGAGGATGACCGACTCCGTGAACGGCTTTGAACCTACGATAAGCCCTGCAGTTTTCTCCGCTGCGGGCGTCGGGCCGCAGCCGAGCCATAAACCGAGCAGTAAGACCGTTGTGCGGATCATGTGCTGTTAGGAGAGCGAGTCGACCAGGCCGCGCTGCGCCTGAACGAAACGCGCAACGTAGTCTGTGGCAGGAGTTCCGATCAGCGCTGCCATGGGGCCCCGTTGTTCGATGGCGCCTTCCCTGAGCAGGACAATCTCATCTCCAAAATAGCCGGCCTCGCCTAGATCGTGCGTCACCATCAGCACGGTTTTGCGAAGCGAGGTGAACAGCGTCTTGAGATCGGTCTGGAGATCGTAGCGGATCAGCGGGTCCAGGGCGCCGAGCGGTTCGTCCAACAATAGGATCTCGGGATCCAGCATGAGTGCGCGCATCAGGGCCACCCGCTGACGCTCGCCTCCCGAAAGTTGGGACGGATAACGGTCCAATGTTTTCTTCGAAAGGCGAACCAGATCCGCCAGCTCGAGAATGCGGGCATCGATCCGGGTGGAGGACCAGCCGAGCCGCCGCGGCATAAGGGCCACATTGCCACGGCCCGTTAGGTGGGGAAACAATCCTCCCTCCTGGATGACATACCCCATATGGCGGCGAAGCGCCAAAGCGGTAGCGGCGGTGATCTGTGCGCCCATGAATTCGACGGTGCCGCGGTCCGGCAG
This region includes:
- a CDS encoding ABC transporter permease/substrate-binding protein — its product is MIRTTVLLLGLWLGCGPTPAAEKTAGLIVGSKPFTESVILGEIATQILRSQGIEVQHRDQLGGTRLIWQALRNGEIDLYPEYTGTLMEEILADRLRDRRDLAALRQALAEQGIRMSEPLGFNNTYALGMTAGHAGRLGIATISGLRRHPELKFGFSNEFMGRADGWPGLRQAYGLPQHAVVGMDHDLAYRGLVSGSLDVTDLYTTDPEIRYYSLRVLEDDRGYFPDYHAVYLYRADLAARQPDLPPALRQLEGQISEATMVAMNAEAKLDKVPESRVAAGFLEKRFGIKAAPRQTSLGTSLWRHTVEHLTLVAISLTAAILTAVPLGILCVRRPRLGRLVIGATGILQTIPSLALLVFMIPLLGIGTRPAIAALFLYSLLPIVRNTCTGLADIPPSLLESADALGLSRSARLRLVELPLASRTILAGIKTAAVINVGMATLGALIGAGGYDQLILTGIRLDDTGLILQGAIPAALLALAIESAFGFAERWLVPKGLRL
- a CDS encoding ATP-binding cassette domain-containing protein, with the protein product MLTLSRVTKQYGNVTVLREIDLAVPKGRVTVVIGASGCGKSTLIRLANGLILPDRGTVEFMGAQITAATALALRRHMGYVIQEGGLFPHLTGRGNVALMPRRLGWSSTRIDARILELADLVRLSKKTLDRYPSQLSGGERQRVALMRALMLDPEILLLDEPLGALDPLIRYDLQTDLKTLFTSLRKTVLMVTHDLGEAGYFGDEIVLLREGAIEQRGPMAALIGTPATDYVARFVQAQRGLVDSLS